One window of the Macaca thibetana thibetana isolate TM-01 chromosome 13, ASM2454274v1, whole genome shotgun sequence genome contains the following:
- the MRPS5 gene encoding 28S ribosomal protein S5, mitochondrial: protein MATAARVVGRLPALCSGTAGHLLGRQRSLSTLPAASILAWKSALSNGCLSSLGTRHTHPYASLSHALQTQCCVSSPSHLMGQQYRPYSFFTKLTADELWKGALAESGAGSRKGRGKRTKKRKRKDLNRGQIIGEGHYGFLWPGLNVPLMKNGAVQTIAQRSKEEQKKMEADMIQQREEWDRKRKIKVKHERGWTGNSWGGVSLGPPDPGPNGETYEDFDTRVLEVRNVFNMTAKEGRKKSVRVLVAVGNGKGAAGFAIGKATDRMDAFRKAKNRAVHCLHYIERYEDHTIFHDISLRFKRTRIRMKKQPKGYGLRCHRAIITICRLIGIKDMYAKVSGSVNMINLTRGLFHGLSRQETHQQLADKKGLHVVEIREECGPLPIVVASPRGALRKDPEPEEDVPDIKLDWQDVKAAQGMKRSVWANLKRAAT, encoded by the exons ATGGCGACCGCGGCGCGTGTTGTGGGCCGGCTGCCCGCGCTGTGTAGCGGGACGGCAG GTCATTTATTGGGGAGGCAGCGTTCCCTAAGCACCTTACCAGCAGCTTCCATTTTGGCGTGGAAGAGTGCTCTGAGCAATG GCTGTTTGTCATCACTGGGAACCAGGCACACCCATCCCTACGCCAGCTTGAGCCACGCGCTGCAGACACAATGCTGTGTTTCTTCTCCCAGTCACCTGATGGGCCAGCAGTATAGACCATATAGTTTCTTCACTAAAT TGACTGCAGATGAGCTGTGGAAAGGCGCTTTAGCGGAGAGTGGTGCCGGatcaagaaaaggaagaggcaaaagaactaaaaagaggaaaagaaaggatctGAACAGGGGTCAGATCATTGGTGAAG GGCATTACGGTTTTCTGTGGCCTGGTCTGAATGTCCCTCTTATGAAAAATGGAGCAGTGCAGACCATCGCCCAAAGAAGCAAGGAAGAGCAGAAGAAGATGGAGGCCGACATGATCCAGCAGAGAGAAGAGTGGGACCGAAAGAGGAAGATAAAGGTTAAACACGAGCGAGGATGGACTGGAAACTCCTGGGGAGGCGTCAGTCTTGGCCCCCCTGACCCTGGCCCCAATGGAG AAACATACGAGGATTTTGATACCAGGGTACTTGAG GtaagaaatgttttcaatatGACAgcgaaagagggaagaaagaaatcgGTCCGTGTCCTGGTGGCTGTGGGGAACGGAAAAGGAGCTGCAG GTTTTGCTATTGGGAAAGCCACTGATCGGATGGACGCTTTCAGGAAA gcAAAGAACAGAGCAGTTCACTGTTTGCATTATATAGAACGATATGAAGACCATACAA TATTCCATGATATTTCATTAAGATTTAAAAGGACGCGTATCAGGATGAAGAAACAACCCAAAG GTTATGGCCTCCGCTGCCACAGAGCCATCATCACCATCTGCCGGCTCATTGGCATCAAAGACATGTACGCCAAGGTCTCTGGGTCTGTTAATATGATCAACCTCACCCGGGGCCTCTTCCATGGGCTCTCCAGACAG GAAACCCATCAGCAGCTGGCCGATAAGAAGGGTCTCCATGTTGTAGAAATCCGGGAGGAGTGTGGCCCTCTGCCCATTGTGGTGGCCTCCCCCCGGGGGGCCCTGAGGAAGGATCCGGAGCCAGAAGAGGATGTTCCAGACATCAAACTGGACTGGCAAGACGTGAAGGCCGCGCAGGGGATGAAGCGCTCTGTGTGGGCTAATTTGAAGAGAGCCGCCACGTAA